The nucleotide window GTCGATCAACGGCGAGCTACGGCATCGAACTCACCCAGAACGGGGCGCCGACGATTTCGGCGATGGCAACGATGGGCAGCCTCGGTGAACTTCCTGATGACGTCGCCACCACAGCCACCCCGCCGCAGCTGCCGCCACCGGAAGAGTGCGTCAGCGTCGCCGAGGCCAGTGAGGACTTCAAGAAGGCCGCACCGCTCATCTCACGTTTCGATATGCGCCTGGACCCGGCCACCGCGGGATTCGCGGTCGGCAAACCCAGCGGGCGCGGAGAGCTGCAGGGCTGGATACGATTCATCGACGGAACGGACCCGGAACCGCTGTCGCTGCTGACCTTCCTCGACTCATTCCCGCCGGTGATGTTCGACCTCGGGCGTTTCAACTGGGCGCCGACCATGGAACTGACCGCACACGTACGCGCCCTGCCCGCCTCCGGCTGGATCCGCGCCCGCCTGTTCACCCGGAACATCGCCGGGGGAATGTTCGAAGAGGACTGTGAACTGTGGGACTCCACCGGCCGCCTCGTCGCGCAATCACGCCAACTGGCTCGCCAGCCGCGCGGCTGAAGCGAAGATGACGCTGGATTGCCGTTGATGACTTGCCCGATGTGCTGTGTCAGGGGTCAGGGCTAGAGTCGGAGCCATCCAGCACTCGCAGTGAAAGGACCACCCCAATGGCGTCACTGTCATCACTGAGCATCACCTTCGATTGCCACGATGTCGAAGCGCAATCGATCTTCTGGGCCGAACTCCTGCGCGCAGAACTCGATCCGGGCGCGAACGAATTCGTCGCCAGCATCGGAGGCGTGCACAATTCCGAATCACCGACTCCGGGCATGCTCTTCCTCAAGGTCGACGATCGCATCGAAGGGAAAAACCCCGTGCACATCGATCTCGACGACCCGAGCTACCCGGCGGATGTCGAGCGAGCAGTGGAGCTGGGCGCGGAGAGGCTGGGCTCCTTCTCCGAGTACGGGATCGAATGGACCACGCTGAAAGACCCCGAAGGAAACGTCTTCGACATCGGTCGCCGCACGGTAACCTGAAAACTCCGGTGTTTCGTCCGAAGCTCACCGAGGTCCGCATGATCAGAGAGGCTCAGTGTGGCACTTCCATTGACCGACCCGTCAATCACCCCGACCGAAAGACAGGGGCTCGAAGAGTTCCTCGATTACTTCCGCCAGGTGGTGAGAAGGAAGGCCGATGGGCTGACGCCTGAGCAGCTGACACACAAGGTCGCTTCGTCATCGCTGACGATCGGCGGCATCGTCCGTCACCTCACCCTCGTCGAGGAGTCCTGGTTCGTCGAGGTGCTGCAGGGCAAGGATCTCAGCGATCCGTGGGCCAGCGTCGATTGGCGATCCGAGCCCGACTGGGACTTCGACAGTGCTGCCGGCGCAACCGCGGAGGAGCTGTTGGAAGCGCACGCTCGTTCGTGTGAGCACTCCCGCAGGATCCTCGCCGAGGTGGACGACCTCGACGCGCTGACCGCGCGGGGAGACAGCGGCGGTGCGAAATTCAATGTCCGTTGGATCCTCATCCATCTCATCGAGGAATACGCCCGCCATGCCGGGCACGCCGATCTCATCCGAGAGGACATCGACGGACAGACGGATGACTGAGGCTTCGGACGGACGGCTGAGCCCGCAGTCGACTGCCGAATCGGTTGTCGCCTAGGGTTGACAACATGACGAATTCTTCGCCGGCCGATACCGAAACCGCCCCGAATCGATCCAGAGCACTCATTCCGCTCGATCTCATCCGTGGTTTCCTCATCGGCAGCGCCGAACTCGTTCCCGGTGTCTCAGGAGGCACGATTGCGCTCGTCACCGGAGTCTACGACCAGCTCATCGATTCTGCGGCGCACGTCGTCTCCGCCGCGAAGACACTGGTGACCGGACCCAACCGAGTATCTGGGGCCTTAGCCGAGCTGCGCCGCACG belongs to Brevibacterium spongiae and includes:
- a CDS encoding thioesterase family protein yields the protein MTDDTSSEFARATAVERTGDHSFTAELDAGWKVAGAINGGYLLGVAGRALRNLNPTTPDPLVISTFYLGPSTEGTVDITTRTLREGRSTASYGIELTQNGAPTISAMATMGSLGELPDDVATTATPPQLPPPEECVSVAEASEDFKKAAPLISRFDMRLDPATAGFAVGKPSGRGELQGWIRFIDGTDPEPLSLLTFLDSFPPVMFDLGRFNWAPTMELTAHVRALPASGWIRARLFTRNIAGGMFEEDCELWDSTGRLVAQSRQLARQPRG
- a CDS encoding VOC family protein, which encodes MASLSSLSITFDCHDVEAQSIFWAELLRAELDPGANEFVASIGGVHNSESPTPGMLFLKVDDRIEGKNPVHIDLDDPSYPADVERAVELGAERLGSFSEYGIEWTTLKDPEGNVFDIGRRTVT
- a CDS encoding DinB family protein; the encoded protein is MALPLTDPSITPTERQGLEEFLDYFRQVVRRKADGLTPEQLTHKVASSSLTIGGIVRHLTLVEESWFVEVLQGKDLSDPWASVDWRSEPDWDFDSAAGATAEELLEAHARSCEHSRRILAEVDDLDALTARGDSGGAKFNVRWILIHLIEEYARHAGHADLIREDIDGQTDD